The Candidatus Thermodiscus eudorianus genome has a segment encoding these proteins:
- a CDS encoding serine/threonine protein phosphatase: MKIPSYDEFRGALEDAVRILKAEWENGYRGDLKFVKRRDGILLIENGFNGDILVVGDLHGDYRSLAKALELGKRADLVIFLGDYIDRGPLDEQIMVLYELLSRIARGENIILLRGNHEAPRGLEPSGQDFPYALYRFYGDNAGSLMELSKDLWDLMPYALVIENHALLLHGGPPTRNLNAGLLEYLGVGSVDRMSVLEEVLWNDPIEADIVRAPNPRGAGSLWGRPVTDIALGKVDGRVIIRGHEAVMTGHKWNHEGRVLTVFTSRIPVYPVESASVVLCRVAELEPHREDCVRGL, translated from the coding sequence ATGAAGATACCTAGCTACGACGAGTTCAGAGGAGCCCTGGAAGACGCTGTAAGGATCCTAAAGGCGGAGTGGGAGAATGGATACCGTGGGGATCTCAAGTTTGTTAAGAGAAGAGACGGGATACTCCTCATAGAAAACGGGTTTAACGGTGATATACTAGTAGTAGGGGACCTGCACGGCGACTATAGGTCGCTAGCCAAAGCACTGGAACTCGGGAAACGGGCTGACTTAGTCATTTTCCTAGGAGACTATATAGATAGGGGGCCCCTAGATGAGCAGATCATGGTCCTATACGAACTCCTATCCAGGATAGCTAGAGGCGAAAACATCATACTCTTGAGAGGGAACCACGAGGCACCACGGGGTCTAGAACCCTCTGGCCAGGACTTCCCCTATGCACTCTATCGATTCTATGGGGATAACGCTGGTAGCCTAATGGAGCTCTCTAAGGACTTATGGGACTTGATGCCATACGCGCTGGTAATTGAGAATCACGCGTTGTTACTCCATGGAGGCCCCCCAACCCGGAACCTGAACGCTGGCCTATTGGAGTATCTAGGCGTTGGCAGCGTTGACAGGATGAGTGTGCTTGAAGAGGTTCTCTGGAACGATCCGATAGAGGCTGACATCGTAAGAGCCCCTAATCCTCGTGGCGCTGGTAGTCTATGGGGGAGGCCCGTCACCGATATAGCTCTGGGGAAGGTGGATGGCCGGGTCATAATCAGGGGCCATGAAGCCGTCATGACCGGTCACAAGTGGAATCACGAGGGGAGGGTCCTGACCGTCTTTACCAGTAGGATCCCGGTGTATCCGGTTGAGAGTGCATCCGTTGTGCTGTGTAGAGTTGCTGAGCTAGAGCCTCATAGGGAAGACTGCGTTAGAGGCCTATAG
- a CDS encoding transcriptional regulator, which translates to MKRQRIKRGQAKEEPNQQFKLELPCEYAGKIVIPSIRAVIAKTLVEEYNYSRYRAAKLLGLTPAAVTYYLNGERGRKLIENISVQRDLMNIIREISEMIAKNDGINTREAYVKYRESICKICSRVNIYAQMAGCHGS; encoded by the coding sequence TTGAAGAGACAGAGGATAAAACGCGGGCAAGCCAAAGAGGAACCAAACCAACAATTCAAACTAGAGCTACCCTGCGAATACGCTGGTAAAATCGTAATCCCAAGCATAAGAGCAGTTATAGCAAAGACCCTAGTGGAGGAATATAATTACTCCCGCTACAGGGCGGCTAAGCTACTAGGGCTCACGCCGGCAGCGGTAACCTACTACTTGAACGGCGAGAGAGGCAGGAAGCTAATAGAAAACATATCGGTGCAGAGGGACTTAATGAACATCATAAGGGAGATCTCGGAGATGATCGCCAAAAACGATGGTATAAACACTCGGGAAGCCTATGTAAAATACAGGGAGTCTATATGCAAGATATGCTCCAGGGTCAACATATATGCCCAGATGGCGGGATGCCATGGATCCTAG